One Candidatus Methylomirabilota bacterium DNA window includes the following coding sequences:
- the pgm gene encoding phosphoglucomutase (alpha-D-glucose-1,6-bisphosphate-dependent): MKVHPMAGHPAPASLLVNVPRLVTAFYTERPDPSVPAQRVAFGTSGHRGTSLDLGFNEGHILAITQAICYYRREHGVDGPLFLGWDTHALSEPARVAALEVLAANEVDVMQDAHGRFTPTPAISQAILAYNRGRGQGLADGIVITPSHNPPEYGGFKYDPPSGGPADTDVTRWIEKRANVLLAEGLHAVRRVPYEQVRRAGTIHPFDYVESYVGALSTVIDTDVLRGTKLRFGVDPLGGASVGFWEAIGGRYGVSLDVVNPDVDPTFRFMTVDWDGKIRMDPSSPYAMARLIGLRDRFDVAFAADPDADRHGIVTRGRGLLPPNHYLAAAIWYLFRHRPGWPPTAAVGKTIVSSSMIDRVAARLGRRLVEVPVGFKYFVHGLLDGTLGFAGEESAGASFLARDGSVWATDKDGLLMGLLAAEITARTGRDPAEHYRDLTRELGEPAYERIDAPASPEEKAVLQELTAETLGLTELAGEPIQAVLTAAPDGGQPIGGVKIVTEHGWCAARPSGTEAVYKLYAESFKGEDHLRRIQEEAQAAIQAVFAGQGRRRGQA; the protein is encoded by the coding sequence ATGAAGGTCCACCCGATGGCGGGACATCCGGCGCCAGCCTCCCTCCTGGTGAACGTGCCCAGGCTGGTGACGGCCTTCTACACGGAGCGGCCCGACCCGTCGGTGCCCGCTCAGCGTGTGGCCTTCGGCACGTCGGGCCATCGCGGAACCTCGCTGGACCTGGGCTTCAACGAAGGCCACATCCTGGCCATCACGCAGGCGATCTGTTACTACCGACGGGAGCACGGCGTCGACGGACCGCTCTTTTTGGGCTGGGACACGCACGCCCTGTCCGAGCCGGCGCGGGTGGCGGCGCTCGAGGTCCTGGCCGCCAACGAGGTCGACGTCATGCAGGACGCGCACGGCCGGTTCACGCCCACGCCGGCGATCTCGCAGGCGATCCTGGCCTACAACCGGGGCCGCGGGCAGGGGCTCGCCGACGGGATCGTGATCACGCCCTCGCACAACCCGCCCGAGTACGGCGGCTTCAAGTACGACCCGCCATCGGGCGGGCCGGCCGACACGGACGTCACCCGCTGGATCGAGAAGCGGGCCAACGTGCTGCTCGCTGAGGGGCTGCACGCCGTCCGGCGCGTCCCGTACGAGCAGGTCCGGCGGGCGGGCACGATCCATCCCTTCGATTACGTCGAGTCGTACGTCGGCGCGCTGTCAACGGTGATCGACACGGACGTGCTGCGGGGGACGAAGCTGCGGTTCGGGGTCGATCCGCTGGGCGGTGCCAGCGTCGGCTTCTGGGAGGCGATCGGCGGGCGTTACGGCGTTTCTCTCGACGTCGTGAACCCGGACGTCGATCCCACGTTCCGCTTCATGACGGTGGACTGGGATGGAAAGATCCGCATGGATCCCTCGTCGCCGTACGCGATGGCCCGGTTGATCGGGCTCCGCGACCGGTTCGACGTGGCCTTCGCCGCCGATCCCGACGCGGACCGGCACGGCATCGTGACCCGAGGTCGGGGGCTGCTCCCTCCCAACCACTATCTGGCCGCGGCCATCTGGTATCTGTTTCGGCATCGCCCGGGGTGGCCACCGACGGCCGCGGTCGGCAAGACCATCGTGAGCAGCAGCATGATCGATCGCGTGGCCGCGCGGCTGGGCCGGCGCCTGGTCGAGGTCCCCGTCGGCTTCAAGTACTTCGTCCACGGGCTGCTGGACGGCACGCTCGGCTTCGCGGGGGAGGAGAGCGCCGGCGCCTCGTTCCTGGCTCGGGACGGCTCGGTGTGGGCCACCGACAAGGACGGCCTGCTCATGGGGTTGCTGGCGGCGGAGATCACGGCCAGGACCGGCCGAGATCCCGCCGAGCACTACCGGGATCTGACGCGCGAGCTGGGCGAGCCAGCCTACGAGCGGATCGACGCCCCGGCCTCGCCCGAGGAGAAGGCCGTGCTCCAGGAGTTGACCGCCGAGACCCTCGGACTGACCGAGCTCGCCGGCGAGCCGATCCAGGCCGTGCTGACGGCGGCGCCCGATGGCGGCCAGCCGATCGGGGGCGTCAAGATCGTCACCGAGCACGGCTGGTGCGCCGCGCGGCCGTCCGGGACCGAGGCGGTCTACAAGCTCTACGCGGAGAGCTTCAAGGGGGAGGACCACCTGCGCCGGATCCAGGAGGAGGCGCAGGCGGCGATTCAGGCCGTCTTCGCGGGCCAGGGCCGGCGGCGAGGCCAGGCATGA
- a CDS encoding glycosyl hydrolase family 65 protein, whose protein sequence is MKGWSLVYEGFDPAQERLRESLCTLGNGFFATRGAAPESVAGPTHYPGTYIAGCYDRQPSVVEGRTLEHEDLVNAPNWLPLTFRRPGDPWFTLQAVEILSYRQALDLRRGVLVRDVRVRDTGGRTTRVRSVRLVSMAAPHLAALETTITPEDWTGPLEIRAALDGRVVNDLVARYRHLTKEHLDGLETAAVGSDGIALKIRTRQSEIVIAQAARIQVFEGDRQVGETGPPIAEPRYIARDTVVDVTAGTPVRIEKIVALYTSRDRAISECGLEARTAITRAGAFAALLQTHARAWKHLWRTFGMNLDVDVDPITPRNGAVATAALVRLHIFHLLQTVSPQTRDLDVGVPARGLHGEAYRGHVFWDEVFIFPFLNLRMPEISRALLLYRYRRLEEARVAARAAGYRGAMFPWQSGSNGREETDTQFFNPRSGRWMPDHTHLQRHVGAAIAYNIWQYYEVTGDLEFLVDYGAEMLLDMARFWASATTYDPALERYEIRGVMGPDEYHDRYPGADRPGLNNNAYTNVMAVWVLVHARAVFDLLPAHVRRRIVDRLALTDQEIGEWDTISRRMRLVFHEDGILSQFEGYEVLKEFDWEAYRKRYGHLYRLDFILEAEGDSTINYKLSKQPDVLMLFYLFSAAELRSLFERLGYPFDAQTIARNINYYYARSAHDSSLSRVADSWVLARADRPASWDVFMEGLVTDVADIQGGTTPEGIHLGAMAGTVDVLQRCYTGIELRGDVLRLDPRLPKPLHRLRLFVRYRGQSLDLELTPDAVRVKAMHCQAPSIRIAVNGKMYEIAPSERRRIRLT, encoded by the coding sequence ATGAAAGGATGGTCGCTGGTCTACGAGGGGTTCGACCCGGCCCAGGAGCGGCTGCGCGAATCCCTGTGCACGCTGGGCAACGGCTTCTTCGCCACGCGGGGCGCCGCGCCCGAAAGCGTCGCCGGCCCCACGCACTATCCCGGCACGTACATCGCAGGGTGCTACGACCGGCAGCCCAGCGTCGTCGAGGGCCGCACCCTGGAGCACGAAGACCTCGTCAATGCGCCCAACTGGCTGCCTCTGACGTTCCGGAGACCTGGAGACCCGTGGTTCACGCTGCAGGCCGTCGAGATCTTGTCGTACCGGCAAGCGCTCGATCTCCGCCGGGGCGTCCTCGTCCGTGACGTCCGGGTGCGGGACACCGGGGGTCGCACGACCCGGGTGCGGAGCGTGCGGCTGGTGTCCATGGCGGCGCCGCACCTGGCTGCGCTCGAGACCACGATCACCCCGGAGGACTGGACCGGCCCGCTGGAGATCCGGGCCGCGCTCGACGGTCGTGTCGTCAACGACCTGGTCGCGCGCTATCGCCATCTCACGAAAGAGCACCTGGACGGGCTGGAGACGGCGGCGGTCGGCAGCGACGGGATCGCGCTCAAGATCCGCACCCGGCAGTCGGAGATCGTGATCGCCCAGGCGGCGCGGATCCAGGTATTCGAGGGTGACCGGCAGGTCGGCGAGACCGGTCCGCCCATCGCGGAGCCGCGGTACATCGCCCGGGACACCGTGGTGGACGTCACGGCCGGGACGCCGGTCCGGATCGAGAAGATCGTGGCCCTCTACACCTCGCGGGACCGGGCCATCAGCGAATGCGGGCTCGAGGCGCGGACGGCGATCACGCGGGCAGGCGCCTTCGCGGCCCTGCTCCAGACCCACGCGCGCGCCTGGAAGCACCTGTGGCGGACCTTCGGTATGAACCTGGACGTGGACGTCGACCCCATCACCCCCCGGAACGGCGCCGTCGCCACCGCGGCCCTCGTGCGGCTGCACATCTTTCACCTCTTGCAGACGGTCTCTCCGCAGACGCGGGATCTCGACGTGGGGGTGCCGGCCCGAGGCTTGCACGGGGAGGCCTACCGCGGTCACGTCTTCTGGGACGAGGTGTTCATCTTTCCGTTCTTGAACCTGCGCATGCCGGAGATCAGCCGGGCCCTGCTGCTCTACCGCTATCGGCGGCTCGAGGAGGCCCGGGTGGCGGCCCGCGCCGCCGGCTACCGCGGCGCCATGTTCCCCTGGCAGAGCGGCAGCAACGGGCGTGAGGAGACCGACACCCAGTTCTTCAACCCCCGCTCGGGGCGCTGGATGCCGGATCACACCCACCTGCAGCGGCACGTGGGGGCGGCGATCGCCTACAACATCTGGCAGTACTACGAGGTGACCGGCGACCTGGAGTTCCTCGTGGATTACGGCGCCGAGATGCTGCTCGACATGGCCCGGTTCTGGGCCAGCGCGACCACGTACGATCCCGCTCTGGAGCGGTACGAGATCCGGGGGGTGATGGGGCCGGACGAGTACCACGACCGCTACCCCGGCGCCGATCGTCCCGGGTTGAACAACAACGCCTACACGAACGTCATGGCCGTCTGGGTGCTGGTGCACGCGCGGGCCGTGTTCGACCTGCTCCCGGCTCACGTGCGCCGCCGGATCGTCGACCGGCTGGCGCTCACGGATCAGGAGATCGGCGAGTGGGACACCATCAGCCGGCGGATGCGTCTGGTGTTCCACGAGGACGGGATCCTCAGCCAGTTCGAGGGCTACGAGGTGCTCAAGGAGTTCGACTGGGAGGCCTACCGGAAGCGCTACGGGCACCTGTACCGGCTCGACTTCATCCTGGAGGCGGAGGGCGACAGCACGATCAACTACAAGCTGTCCAAGCAGCCCGACGTCCTCATGCTGTTCTACCTCTTCTCGGCCGCCGAGCTCCGGTCGTTGTTCGAGCGCCTGGGCTATCCGTTCGACGCCCAGACCATCGCCCGGAACATCAACTACTACTATGCGCGCAGCGCCCACGACTCTTCCCTCAGCCGGGTGGCGGACTCCTGGGTCCTGGCCCGCGCCGACCGCCCGGCCTCCTGGGACGTCTTCATGGAGGGCCTGGTGACCGACGTGGCCGACATCCAGGGCGGAACCACGCCGGAGGGCATCCATCTGGGGGCCATGGCGGGGACGGTGGATGTGCTGCAGCGCTGTTACACCGGCATCGAGCTGCGCGGCGACGTGCTTCGGCTCGACCCGCGCTTGCCCAAGCCGCTCCATCGCCTGCGGCTGTTCGTGCGCTACCGCGGCCAGTCGCTCGACCTCGAGTTGACCCCGGACGCCGTCCGGGTGAAGGCCATGCACTGTCAGGCCCCATCCATCCGCATCGCCGTCAACGGCAAGATGTACGAGATCGCCCCGTCGGAACGCCGCCGCATCAGACTGACGTGA
- a CDS encoding beta-phosphoglucomutase family hydrolase, producing MDTVVIDLSRFEAFLFDLDGVITRTAGLHASAWKQLFDDHLTAQAARTGVPFEPFDIVTDYRSYVDGKPRHAGIRDFLASRGLRLPEGTPQDDASEETVHGLGKRKNRYFLALLEQEGVRVYQPAVALVRQARALGVKTAVVSSSRNTAAILRVARLTDLFQIRVDGVELARLGLPGKPDPAMFLEAARRLGVPPAHGVVFEDATAGVEAGRRGGFGLVIGVGDGDQAQRLREHGADVVVAELGTIRLIPRARAAS from the coding sequence GTGGATACCGTCGTCATCGATCTGTCCCGGTTCGAAGCGTTCCTGTTCGATCTGGACGGCGTGATCACGAGAACGGCCGGGCTGCACGCCTCGGCCTGGAAGCAGCTCTTCGACGATCACCTCACGGCGCAGGCCGCGCGCACCGGCGTGCCGTTCGAGCCCTTCGACATCGTCACCGACTACCGCTCCTACGTGGACGGCAAGCCCCGCCACGCCGGCATTCGGGACTTCCTGGCCTCCCGGGGGCTCCGGCTGCCCGAGGGGACGCCACAGGACGACGCGAGCGAGGAGACCGTGCACGGCCTGGGCAAGCGCAAGAACCGGTACTTTCTCGCCTTGCTCGAGCAGGAGGGCGTGCGGGTGTACCAGCCGGCGGTCGCGCTGGTGCGCCAGGCCCGTGCGCTCGGGGTGAAGACCGCGGTGGTGTCCTCCAGCCGGAATACCGCTGCCATCCTGCGCGTGGCCCGGCTGACCGACCTGTTCCAGATCCGGGTCGACGGGGTCGAGCTCGCGCGCCTGGGTCTGCCGGGCAAGCCCGATCCGGCGATGTTCCTGGAGGCGGCCCGGCGGCTGGGCGTCCCACCGGCCCACGGCGTCGTCTTCGAGGACGCCACCGCCGGCGTGGAGGCCGGGCGCCGGGGCGGCTTCGGCCTGGTGATCGGGGTCGGCGATGGCGATCAGGCTCAACGCCTGCGCGAGCACGGCGCCGACGTCGTCGTCGCCGAACTGGGGACGATTCGCCTGATCCCGCGCGCCAGGGCGGCGTCATGA
- a CDS encoding copper-translocating P-type ATPase — translation MKRPTLPRPPSPPEGALYTCPMHPEVRQVGSGTCPKCGMALEPLAPAPTRTQWTCPMHPEIVRDAPGSCPICGMALEPMTVGPDDGPDPELVDMTRRFWIGLALTLPLLAFMVGDMLPGAPLRHLIPGRVAAWMQLVLATPIVLGAGWPFFVRAWNSIVNRSLNMFTLIALGTGTAYVYSLAATVAPGVFPASFRTHGGEVGLYFEAAAVITVLVLLGQVLELRARSQTSSAIKALLDLTPPTARRVGPDGHEEDVPLDAVQVGDLLRVRPGERVPVDGALVEGASAVDESMVTGESIPVEKTAGSRVIGGTVNGTGTFVMRAERVGSETLLARIVQMVGEAQRTRAPIQKLADQVSAWFVPAVVIAAVLTFIGWGLWGPEPRFVYGLVNAVAVLIIACPCALGLATPMSIMVGTGRGALAGVLVKNAEALETTEKADTLVADKTGTLTEGKPRLTAVQTAGPHDEAAVLRWAASLERGSEHPLAAAILAGAAERGVTVPGSEDFRSVTGKGVEGRVDGVRVAIGNRRLMQEPGVDVDVLAAEADALRGDGQTVMFVAVDTRLAGLIGVADPIKPSTPEALRALRESGLRIVMVTGDSRRTAEAVARKLGIDEFEAEVLPEAKLAIVKTMQAQGRRVIMAGDGVNDAPALAQADVGIAMGTGTDVAIESADITLVKGDLRGIVRARRLSQATMRNIRENLFFAFVYNALGVPIAAGVLYPFAGILLSPIIASAAMTFSSVSVIANALRLRRVAL, via the coding sequence ATGAAGCGGCCTACGCTGCCTCGACCGCCGTCCCCGCCAGAGGGCGCCCTGTACACCTGTCCTATGCATCCCGAGGTTCGCCAGGTCGGGTCGGGCACGTGTCCCAAGTGCGGTATGGCGCTGGAGCCGCTGGCCCCGGCGCCGACGCGCACGCAGTGGACGTGCCCCATGCACCCGGAGATCGTCCGCGACGCGCCAGGGAGCTGCCCGATCTGCGGCATGGCCCTGGAGCCGATGACCGTCGGGCCCGACGACGGCCCCGATCCCGAGCTCGTCGACATGACGCGGCGATTCTGGATCGGTCTCGCGCTGACGCTGCCCCTGCTGGCCTTCATGGTCGGCGACATGCTTCCCGGCGCACCCCTGCGCCACCTCATCCCCGGCCGCGTCGCCGCGTGGATGCAGCTCGTGCTGGCAACGCCCATCGTCCTCGGGGCCGGCTGGCCGTTCTTCGTCCGGGCCTGGAACTCGATCGTCAATCGCAGCCTGAACATGTTCACCCTGATCGCCCTGGGCACCGGGACGGCGTACGTGTACAGCCTCGCCGCCACCGTCGCGCCCGGAGTGTTTCCGGCCTCGTTCCGGACCCACGGAGGCGAGGTGGGCCTCTACTTCGAGGCGGCGGCGGTCATCACCGTGCTCGTGCTGCTCGGTCAGGTGCTGGAGCTCCGGGCGCGCAGCCAGACGAGCAGCGCGATCAAGGCGCTGCTCGACCTGACGCCGCCCACGGCACGGCGTGTCGGGCCGGACGGCCACGAAGAGGACGTGCCGCTGGATGCGGTGCAGGTCGGCGACCTCCTGCGGGTGCGTCCCGGCGAGCGCGTGCCCGTCGACGGCGCGCTGGTGGAGGGCGCCAGCGCGGTCGACGAGTCGATGGTGACGGGCGAGTCGATCCCGGTCGAGAAGACCGCGGGCAGCCGCGTCATTGGCGGGACGGTGAACGGCACCGGCACCTTCGTCATGCGCGCCGAGCGCGTGGGCAGTGAGACGCTGCTGGCCCGGATCGTCCAGATGGTCGGCGAGGCGCAGCGGACGCGGGCCCCCATCCAGAAGCTCGCCGACCAGGTGTCGGCGTGGTTCGTGCCGGCCGTGGTGATCGCGGCCGTGCTGACCTTCATCGGCTGGGGGCTCTGGGGGCCCGAGCCCCGATTCGTGTATGGCCTGGTGAACGCCGTCGCCGTCCTCATCATCGCCTGTCCGTGCGCCCTGGGCCTGGCCACTCCGATGTCGATCATGGTGGGCACGGGACGCGGCGCGCTGGCCGGCGTGCTCGTCAAGAACGCCGAGGCGCTCGAGACCACGGAGAAGGCCGACACGCTGGTCGCGGACAAGACCGGCACGCTGACCGAAGGCAAGCCGCGACTGACGGCGGTGCAGACCGCGGGGCCGCACGATGAGGCCGCGGTCTTGCGGTGGGCGGCGAGCCTCGAGCGGGGCAGCGAGCATCCGCTGGCCGCGGCCATCCTGGCCGGCGCGGCCGAGCGGGGGGTGACGGTGCCGGGCAGCGAGGACTTTCGCTCCGTCACCGGCAAGGGCGTCGAAGGCCGGGTCGACGGCGTCCGGGTCGCGATCGGCAACCGCCGTCTCATGCAGGAGCCGGGCGTCGACGTCGACGTCCTGGCCGCGGAGGCCGACGCCCTGCGCGGCGACGGGCAAACCGTGATGTTCGTCGCCGTGGACACGCGTCTGGCCGGCCTGATCGGCGTCGCCGACCCGATCAAGCCCTCCACGCCCGAGGCCCTGCGCGCGCTGCGGGAATCCGGCTTGCGGATCGTCATGGTGACCGGAGACAGCCGACGCACCGCGGAGGCCGTGGCCCGCAAGCTCGGGATCGACGAGTTCGAGGCCGAGGTGCTCCCCGAGGCCAAGCTCGCCATCGTGAAGACCATGCAGGCGCAGGGACGGCGCGTGATCATGGCCGGGGACGGTGTCAACGACGCCCCCGCGCTGGCCCAGGCCGACGTCGGCATCGCGATGGGGACGGGCACCGACGTGGCCATCGAGAGCGCCGACATCACGCTGGTCAAGGGCGATCTGCGCGGGATCGTGCGGGCCCGGCGGCTGAGCCAGGCCACCATGCGCAACATCCGCGAGAACCTGTTCTTCGCGTTCGTCTACAATGCGCTCGGGGTGCCCATCGCGGCCGGCGTGCTCTATCCGTTCGCCGGCATCCTGCTGAGCCCCATCATCGCCAGCGCCGCCATGACGTTCAGCTCGGTCTCGGTGATCGCCAACGCGCTGCGCCTGCGGCGCGTCGCCCTCTAG
- a CDS encoding Ku protein: MPRAIWSGAVAFGLVSVPVKLYSATERRAELAFRQLHKKDHAPIDYRRFCSKEDIEVDWKDIARGYEYAKGRFVVLTEGDFERAKTPATQTLEIRDFVPGDQIDFAFFETPYWLEPTRPGRKAYGLLRDALAETGRVGIGTFVMRQREHLAALRPSGKALLLTTMRFADEIRPATQLDLPNGVGATREKKLALQLIDTLASDWEPKKYRDTYREVLRAAIEQKVEGKEIVMPEAPKPPKVVDLMEALQASLKAPRRDLAKAAGRMDRRSATAGRRRKSVRAAKAA, encoded by the coding sequence ATGCCGAGGGCCATCTGGAGCGGCGCCGTCGCGTTCGGGCTGGTCAGTGTCCCCGTCAAGCTCTATTCGGCCACCGAGCGGCGGGCCGAGCTGGCGTTCCGGCAGCTTCACAAGAAAGATCACGCCCCCATCGACTACCGGCGCTTCTGCAGCAAGGAAGATATCGAAGTCGACTGGAAGGACATCGCGCGGGGCTACGAGTACGCGAAAGGCCGGTTCGTCGTCTTGACCGAGGGGGACTTCGAGCGGGCCAAGACCCCGGCCACCCAGACCCTGGAGATCCGCGACTTCGTGCCGGGCGACCAGATCGACTTCGCGTTCTTCGAGACGCCCTACTGGCTGGAGCCGACCCGGCCCGGCCGCAAGGCGTACGGCCTCCTCCGGGACGCCCTCGCCGAGACCGGCCGGGTGGGCATCGGTACCTTCGTGATGCGCCAGCGCGAGCACCTGGCCGCCCTCCGCCCCTCGGGCAAGGCCCTCCTGCTCACCACGATGCGCTTCGCCGACGAGATCCGCCCGGCCACGCAGCTGGATCTGCCGAACGGAGTCGGGGCCACGCGGGAGAAGAAGCTGGCCTTGCAGCTGATCGACACGCTGGCCTCGGACTGGGAACCCAAGAAGTATCGCGACACCTACCGCGAGGTGCTACGGGCCGCGATCGAGCAGAAGGTCGAGGGCAAGGAGATCGTGATGCCCGAAGCGCCGAAGCCTCCCAAGGTCGTCGACCTCATGGAAGCGTTGCAGGCCAGCCTCAAGGCTCCGCGGCGGGACCTGGCCAAGGCGGCCGGCCGGATGGATCGGCGAAGCGCGACCGCCGGGCGACGCCGCAAGTCGGTCCGGGCAGCCAAGGCCGCGTAG
- a CDS encoding cation:proton antiporter, whose amino-acid sequence MDLVGAIGICIIVAAALAGLAQRLGQPLLIGYIVAGALLGPQVGLGLVHDEANIEHIAEIGLVLLLFLIGLELSLPRLLQAGRIITVSGLLKVPICAAAAWFVLSPIAAVTGGPFDRLYLAIGTGFASTLILVKLLSDKRELTTFAGRVTLGILVFEDLYAIAFLALQPNLTHLQAGPLLVSLGTGAALLGAAMLAGRFLLAPLFRAVAMSSELMLVTTMAWCFLMSGAAGWAGLSKEMGALVAGVLIASFPYGTEVVPRVTEIRDVFLTLFFVALGLKVPSPSLHLLLLAGAVSAFVILVQFVATYPLCAALRVDVKTASVVGINLGQISEFSLILFTLGVSLGHVSPDAASLVLYTLLMTAVISTYSIQRNQQLAGALASTLHRLGLARWFGSAPAAEVEADTGHPGQRRGDEVFFLGVSGEGVSLVDHLRRHAPSLRRLVVIDVDTGMLERLRRHGIEAYYGDISNAETLRQAGIEKAAVVVSGISDWFLKGTSNLQLLRRVRALNANARLVVTADNMKDAERLYAGGADYVFLPAMLTAAHLRQVLADGTADALASARRLQATEVFGR is encoded by the coding sequence ATGGATCTCGTCGGGGCCATCGGGATCTGCATCATCGTCGCGGCGGCGCTGGCCGGTCTCGCCCAACGCCTCGGGCAGCCACTGCTCATCGGGTACATCGTGGCCGGGGCCTTGCTGGGCCCGCAGGTGGGCCTGGGCTTGGTCCACGACGAAGCGAACATCGAGCACATCGCCGAGATCGGCCTGGTCCTGCTCCTCTTCCTGATCGGGCTCGAGCTCAGTTTGCCGCGCCTGCTGCAGGCCGGCCGCATCATCACGGTGAGCGGTCTCCTCAAGGTCCCGATCTGTGCCGCGGCCGCCTGGTTCGTTCTCTCCCCGATCGCGGCGGTCACCGGGGGCCCGTTCGACCGGTTGTACCTGGCGATCGGCACCGGCTTCGCCTCCACGCTGATCCTCGTGAAGCTCTTGTCCGACAAGCGGGAGCTGACGACCTTTGCCGGCCGCGTGACGCTGGGCATCCTCGTGTTCGAGGATCTCTACGCGATCGCCTTCCTCGCGTTACAGCCGAACCTCACGCACTTGCAGGCCGGGCCGCTCCTCGTGTCGCTGGGGACCGGCGCCGCCCTCCTGGGCGCCGCGATGCTGGCCGGGCGCTTCCTCCTGGCGCCGCTGTTCCGCGCCGTCGCCATGTCCTCCGAGCTGATGCTGGTCACGACGATGGCCTGGTGTTTCCTGATGTCCGGCGCGGCCGGCTGGGCGGGCCTCTCCAAGGAAATGGGGGCGCTCGTCGCCGGCGTGCTCATCGCGTCATTTCCGTACGGCACCGAGGTGGTGCCGAGGGTCACCGAAATCCGCGACGTCTTCCTTACCCTGTTCTTCGTCGCCCTGGGCCTGAAGGTCCCCAGCCCCTCCCTGCACCTTCTGCTGCTCGCCGGCGCCGTGTCGGCGTTCGTGATCCTCGTGCAGTTCGTGGCGACGTATCCGCTGTGTGCCGCCCTGCGTGTGGATGTGAAGACCGCCAGCGTCGTGGGCATCAACCTGGGGCAGATCAGCGAGTTTTCGCTGATCCTGTTCACCCTCGGTGTCAGCTTGGGACACGTGAGCCCGGACGCGGCATCGCTCGTGCTGTACACGCTGCTCATGACGGCGGTCATCTCGACCTACAGCATCCAGCGCAACCAGCAGTTGGCCGGCGCCCTGGCAAGCACCCTGCACCGCCTGGGCCTGGCCCGCTGGTTCGGATCCGCCCCGGCCGCGGAGGTGGAGGCCGACACCGGGCATCCGGGGCAGCGGCGCGGCGACGAAGTGTTCTTCCTGGGCGTGTCCGGCGAGGGCGTCAGTCTGGTGGACCACCTCCGGCGTCACGCCCCCAGCCTGCGCCGGCTCGTCGTGATCGACGTCGACACCGGGATGCTCGAGCGGCTCCGCCGCCATGGCATCGAGGCCTATTACGGCGACATCTCGAACGCCGAGACGCTTCGTCAGGCGGGGATCGAGAAGGCGGCCGTCGTGGTCTCGGGGATCTCGGACTGGTTTCTGAAGGGCACGAGCAATCTGCAGTTGCTGCGCCGGGTCCGGGCCCTGAACGCCAACGCGCGCCTGGTCGTCACGGCGGACAACATGAAGGACGCCGAGCGGCTGTATGCCGGTGGAGCGGACTATGTCTTCTTGCCGGCCATGCTGACGGCCGCGCACCTCAGGCAGGTCCTGGCCGATGGCACCGCGGATGCCCTGGCCAGCGCCCGCCGGCTCCAGGCCACGGAGGTGTTCGGTCGCTGA
- a CDS encoding universal stress protein, producing MKVTSVLVPLDGSPLAEVAVAKAVEVVKDNPGASLILLRAAEATTLPGADPIDAQVAVVREAEEYLESVASRLRRQGVEPVRTSVWYGAAAPAIVEAARVAHADLVVMSTHGRSGIGRLILGSVAESVLRGTRTPILLVRDQSAPVQTPPGSAAARKA from the coding sequence ATGAAGGTCACGTCCGTCCTGGTTCCGCTCGATGGTTCTCCGCTGGCCGAGGTGGCCGTCGCCAAGGCCGTCGAGGTCGTCAAGGACAATCCCGGGGCTTCGCTGATCCTGCTGCGAGCCGCCGAGGCCACGACGCTACCCGGGGCCGACCCGATCGACGCCCAGGTGGCCGTGGTGCGTGAGGCCGAGGAGTACCTCGAGTCGGTGGCGAGCCGGCTCCGGCGCCAGGGCGTCGAGCCGGTGCGGACGTCGGTATGGTACGGCGCGGCGGCGCCGGCGATCGTGGAGGCCGCGCGCGTGGCGCACGCCGACCTCGTCGTGATGAGCACGCACGGACGCAGCGGCATCGGCCGCCTCATCCTGGGATCGGTCGCCGAATCCGTCCTCCGCGGTACGCGCACGCCGATCCTGCTGGTGCGGGATCAGAGCGCGCCGGTGCAGACACCGCCCGGGAGCGCGGCCGCCCGCAAGGCCTAG